A genomic window from Cupriavidus basilensis includes:
- the nrdR gene encoding transcriptional regulator NrdR — MKCPFCAHSNTQVLDTRMSEEGDTVRRRRRCESCDRRFTTYERIELFFPAIVKKNGSRADYTRDKLKDSMRLALRKRPVSAEAIDASITRIEEKLLALGEKEIPSSQVGELVMRELRRLDKIAYIRFASVYRSFEDVSEFRDMLDEFSTSTPRKG, encoded by the coding sequence ATGAAATGCCCTTTTTGCGCACACTCCAACACCCAGGTCCTGGACACGCGCATGTCGGAAGAAGGCGATACGGTGCGCCGCCGCCGCCGCTGTGAATCCTGCGACCGCCGCTTCACCACCTATGAGCGGATCGAACTATTCTTCCCCGCCATCGTCAAGAAAAACGGCTCCCGCGCGGACTATACCCGCGACAAGCTGAAAGACTCGATGCGCCTCGCCCTGCGCAAGCGCCCGGTCTCGGCCGAAGCCATCGACGCCTCCATCACCCGCATCGAAGAGAAACTGCTCGCCCTCGGCGAGAAGGAGATCCCCAGCAGCCAGGTCGGGGAGCTGGTCATGCGCGAGCTGCGCCGGTTGGACAAGATTGCTTACATCCGGTTTGCTTCGGTGTATCGAAGTTTTGAGGACGTGTCGGAATTCCGCGACATGCTGGATGAATTTTCGACGTCTACCCCACGGAAGGGGTAG
- the ybgC gene encoding tol-pal system-associated acyl-CoA thioesterase: MSNNVWALRVYWEDTDAGGVVFYANYLKFFERARTEWLRSLGIEQQALADESGVVFIVRSTAVDYNAPARLDDLLEIRTQIERVGPASVQFAQEAWRGEQLLATGAIRVGCVDRSTFRPTPIPAPVLATIKTAR; this comes from the coding sequence ATGAGCAACAATGTGTGGGCCTTGCGGGTGTACTGGGAAGACACCGACGCAGGCGGCGTAGTGTTCTACGCCAATTACCTCAAGTTCTTCGAGCGCGCCCGTACCGAGTGGCTGCGCTCGCTAGGCATCGAGCAGCAAGCGCTGGCCGATGAGTCCGGCGTCGTCTTCATCGTCAGAAGCACGGCGGTGGACTACAATGCCCCCGCCCGTCTGGACGACTTGCTTGAGATCCGGACACAGATTGAACGGGTTGGCCCGGCGTCGGTCCAATTCGCCCAGGAAGCCTGGCGTGGAGAGCAATTGCTGGCTACTGGCGCCATCCGGGTTGGATGTGTTGATCGTAGCACATTTCGCCCGACTCCCATTCCCGCTCCCGTCCTTGCAACCATCAAGACCGCTCGATGA
- a CDS encoding pilus assembly PilX family protein, translating to MSNQPDRPMTFLGAPVRTQRGMSLIVVLLFLVILTMLGLSASLTSLSGERMARNSRDQNIALQAAEAALRDARTDISVTRGLSGRTGASDTCDVDSFKGFCIPATSGQPVWERYLEDGAHSVTLGEMTKQAALTAGNVSQQPRYIIESLPDIADGSLRAGATRYVFRVTAIGYGANPNTKVMVQEVVRF from the coding sequence ATGAGCAACCAACCCGACCGTCCCATGACCTTCCTCGGCGCACCAGTGCGCACGCAACGCGGCATGTCACTGATCGTGGTGCTTCTGTTTCTCGTGATCCTGACGATGCTGGGATTGTCAGCCAGCCTGACCAGCCTTTCCGGCGAACGCATGGCGCGAAACTCCCGCGACCAGAACATCGCCCTGCAGGCGGCGGAAGCGGCCTTGCGCGATGCGCGCACCGATATCAGCGTAACGCGTGGCCTGAGCGGCCGCACCGGCGCGTCGGACACCTGCGATGTCGACAGCTTCAAGGGCTTCTGCATACCGGCCACCTCGGGACAACCAGTATGGGAACGCTACCTCGAAGATGGCGCGCACTCCGTCACGCTCGGCGAAATGACCAAGCAAGCAGCGTTGACCGCGGGGAACGTGTCACAGCAACCCCGCTACATCATCGAATCCCTTCCGGACATCGCCGACGGCAGCCTGCGCGCCGGCGCCACCCGCTATGTCTTCCGCGTGACCGCCATTGGTTACGGAGCCAATCCAAACACCAAGGTCATGGTGCAGGAAGTCGTCCGGTTCTGA
- the glyA gene encoding serine hydroxymethyltransferase: MFERSRYTIDQIDPELFAAIQKEDQRQEEHIELIASENYTSPAVMAAQGSQLTNKYAEGYPGKRYYGGCEYVDIVEQLAIDRVKQLFGAEAANVQPNSGSQANQGVFFAALKPGDTIMGMSLAEGGHLTHGMALNMSGKWFNVVSYGLDANEDIDYDALEKLAQEKKPKLIIAGASAFALRIDFERISKVAKSIGALFMVDMAHYAGLIAAGEYPNPVPHADFVTTTTHKSLRGPRGGVILMKAEHEKAINSAIFPGIQGGPLMHVIAGKAVAFKEALSPEFKTYQQQVVKNARVLAETLIERGLRIVSGRTESHVMLVDLRAMQITGKEAEKVLGEAHITVNKNAIPNDPEKPFVTSGIRLGSPAMTTRGFKEEEARLVANLVADVLENPHDLANIARVREQVAALTKRFPVYG, encoded by the coding sequence ATGTTCGAACGCAGCCGCTATACGATCGACCAGATCGACCCCGAGCTTTTTGCCGCCATCCAGAAGGAAGACCAGCGCCAGGAAGAGCACATCGAGCTGATCGCCTCGGAAAACTACACCTCGCCGGCCGTGATGGCCGCGCAAGGCTCGCAACTGACCAACAAGTACGCCGAAGGCTATCCCGGCAAGCGCTACTACGGTGGCTGCGAGTACGTCGACATCGTGGAGCAGTTGGCCATCGACCGCGTCAAGCAACTGTTCGGCGCCGAAGCCGCCAACGTGCAGCCCAATTCCGGCTCGCAGGCCAACCAGGGCGTGTTCTTCGCGGCCCTGAAGCCGGGCGACACCATCATGGGCATGAGCCTGGCCGAAGGCGGCCACCTGACCCACGGCATGGCGCTCAACATGAGCGGCAAATGGTTCAACGTGGTCAGCTACGGCCTGGACGCAAACGAAGACATCGACTACGACGCGCTGGAAAAGCTGGCCCAGGAAAAGAAGCCCAAGCTGATCATCGCCGGCGCCTCGGCCTTCGCCCTGCGCATCGACTTCGAACGCATCTCCAAGGTGGCCAAGTCCATCGGCGCCCTGTTCATGGTCGACATGGCCCACTACGCCGGCCTGATCGCCGCCGGCGAGTACCCCAACCCGGTGCCGCACGCCGACTTCGTCACCACCACCACCCACAAGAGCCTGCGCGGCCCGCGCGGTGGCGTGATCCTGATGAAGGCCGAGCATGAGAAGGCCATCAACTCGGCCATCTTCCCCGGCATCCAGGGCGGCCCCCTGATGCACGTGATCGCCGGCAAGGCAGTCGCCTTCAAGGAAGCCCTGTCGCCCGAGTTCAAGACCTACCAGCAGCAAGTGGTCAAGAACGCCCGCGTGCTGGCCGAAACCCTGATCGAGCGCGGCCTGCGCATCGTCTCCGGGCGCACCGAAAGCCACGTCATGCTGGTCGACCTGCGCGCCATGCAGATCACCGGCAAGGAAGCCGAAAAGGTCCTGGGCGAGGCGCATATCACCGTCAACAAGAACGCCATCCCCAACGACCCGGAAAAGCCGTTCGTCACCTCGGGCATCCGCCTGGGCTCGCCGGCCATGACCACCCGCGGCTTCAAGGAAGAAGAAGCCCGCCTGGTGGCCAACCTCGTCGCCGACGTGCTGGAAAACCCGCACGACCTGGCCAATATCGCTCGCGTGCGCGAGCAAGTGGCAGCCCTGACCAAGCGTTTCCCGGTCTACGGCTAA
- a CDS encoding PilW family protein — MRKASRELARHTHGFTLVELMVGLVISMLLLIVISSFYLSQRASYGTHTDLAGIQENARAIAQLLQRDVRQAGYNDFPAGTTFANANTIDATNDTGTNTSDTLTFRYFGSDALAAAASVPTPNPDGTIVDCTGKGVSNIVLQAETFSIANDASGMPWLQCTANGTTTPLFPGVERFQVLLGEDTDGDQAINRYVPPGVAVMANVRAMVVSVVLVGDSLSNPAPVSATLNHFGTAYAPANVAPASDAGSVVQLPVDGRLRKHFTFYIAVRNRLN, encoded by the coding sequence ATGAGAAAGGCAAGCCGCGAACTGGCGCGCCACACGCACGGCTTTACGCTCGTCGAGTTGATGGTCGGCTTGGTCATCAGCATGCTGCTGCTGATCGTGATCTCGTCCTTCTACCTGTCGCAGCGGGCGTCCTACGGCACGCACACGGACCTGGCCGGCATCCAGGAGAACGCGCGCGCGATTGCTCAATTGCTCCAGCGCGACGTGCGCCAGGCCGGTTACAACGACTTCCCGGCAGGCACCACCTTTGCCAACGCCAACACCATCGACGCGACCAACGACACCGGCACTAACACAAGCGACACATTGACGTTCCGTTATTTCGGTTCGGACGCGCTGGCCGCCGCCGCGTCCGTGCCGACGCCAAACCCTGATGGCACCATCGTCGACTGCACCGGCAAAGGTGTCAGCAATATCGTGCTGCAGGCGGAAACGTTCTCGATCGCCAACGATGCATCCGGCATGCCATGGCTGCAGTGCACCGCGAATGGCACCACTACCCCCCTATTCCCGGGCGTGGAGCGCTTCCAGGTACTGCTGGGCGAGGACACCGATGGCGACCAGGCGATCAACCGCTATGTGCCTCCGGGTGTCGCCGTCATGGCCAATGTCCGGGCGATGGTGGTTTCCGTGGTGCTGGTCGGCGACAGCCTGAGCAACCCCGCGCCGGTCTCGGCCACATTGAATCACTTCGGCACCGCCTATGCGCCCGCCAATGTGGCACCCGCCAGCGATGCGGGCAGTGTCGTGCAACTGCCTGTGGACGGGCGCCTGCGCAAGCATTTCACGTTCTATATCGCAGTCCGCAACCGCTTGAACTAG
- the pilV gene encoding type IV pilus modification protein PilV, whose protein sequence is MKITHPERIHCRRRPAPGFTLIEALVTIVVLSFGVLALATLQLRTLVDGRTASMRNVATVLAYNLADQIRSNEAAMTAGAYNQPVGLTTVACFTTAGCTPAQMAASSYKAWLDDTVATLPGGLGTVCIDSTPDDGTPASPQCDNASGAPYAIKIWWQEDKAPPNQNPVYQRFVTAFVP, encoded by the coding sequence ATGAAGATCACGCATCCAGAACGCATCCACTGCCGGCGTCGCCCCGCTCCCGGCTTCACGCTCATCGAAGCCCTGGTGACGATCGTGGTGCTGTCATTTGGCGTGCTGGCGCTGGCCACCCTGCAGTTGCGCACACTGGTAGATGGCCGTACCGCCTCCATGCGCAACGTCGCGACCGTGCTGGCCTACAACCTTGCCGACCAGATACGCAGCAATGAGGCCGCGATGACCGCGGGTGCCTACAACCAGCCCGTCGGCCTGACCACGGTCGCCTGCTTCACGACCGCAGGGTGCACGCCAGCGCAGATGGCCGCAAGCAGCTACAAGGCCTGGCTCGACGACACGGTGGCCACGTTGCCCGGCGGCCTCGGCACAGTCTGCATCGACAGCACGCCGGACGATGGCACGCCGGCCAGTCCGCAGTGTGACAACGCAAGCGGTGCCCCCTACGCGATCAAGATCTGGTGGCAGGAAGATAAGGCGCCGCCTAACCAGAATCCGGTCTATCAACGTTTTGTCACGGCGTTCGTACCATGA
- a CDS encoding GspH/FimT family pseudopilin — translation METEGAVDSPGEAKYTNKKKTIFGRESNMGQPSCLAAAGLVALARARLSWAPGKALRSAWAALIYSCPYALRHPANRPSLPSALRTTRQAGFTLIELMVALSVLAILAAAAVPNFSAFIHRSRMTTESSNLVSDVEIARSEAARRNTTITVCPTADGTNCISDWTQRRVVFVDSNGDNIISNGEEVIRKSDPPASSMVIVASSLSTGATSIRLRSWGAPDSLGSWQFCEKSSTSAGQRVSLTGSGKPTSQQVACP, via the coding sequence GTGGAAACAGAAGGTGCGGTGGACTCGCCCGGAGAGGCGAAATACACCAACAAGAAAAAAACAATTTTCGGACGGGAGTCGAACATGGGTCAGCCTTCCTGCCTTGCGGCAGCGGGCTTGGTTGCGCTTGCGCGCGCCAGGCTATCGTGGGCACCGGGGAAAGCGCTGCGCAGTGCATGGGCAGCGCTGATCTATTCATGCCCCTACGCCCTCCGGCACCCAGCCAACCGCCCCTCCCTCCCCTCTGCGCTACGCACCACTCGGCAAGCTGGCTTCACCCTCATCGAGCTGATGGTGGCGCTTTCGGTTCTCGCCATCCTGGCCGCGGCAGCGGTTCCAAACTTCAGCGCCTTCATCCATCGCAGCAGGATGACGACGGAATCATCCAATCTGGTCAGCGATGTAGAGATCGCCCGCAGCGAAGCAGCACGCCGCAATACAACGATCACCGTGTGCCCCACCGCCGACGGCACCAACTGCATCAGTGACTGGACCCAGCGCCGCGTGGTCTTTGTCGACAGCAATGGCGACAACATCATTAGCAACGGCGAAGAGGTAATCCGCAAAAGCGATCCGCCTGCCAGTTCCATGGTCATCGTGGCCAGTAGCCTGAGCACCGGCGCCACCAGCATCCGTCTGCGCTCCTGGGGCGCACCGGATTCGCTTGGCTCCTGGCAGTTTTGCGAAAAATCATCGACGAGTGCCGGCCAACGCGTCTCGCTTACGGGCAGCGGTAAGCCCACCTCGCAGCAAGTCGCTTGCCCTTGA
- the tolQ gene encoding protein TolQ has translation MNPVTVTQDLSIISLVLHASVLAQAVMALLLVMSLFSWTYIFRKHFSLRAARTQTEGFERDFWAGGDLQALYQSAANNRHNTGALERIFESGMGEYLKARERNNDAGALLDAARRAMRAAYQREMDVMESHLPFLASVGSVSPYIGLFGTVWGIMNAFRGLSNVQQATLAAVAPGIAEALVATAIGLFAAIPAVIAYNRYATEVDRLAIRFESFMEEFLNILQRQTR, from the coding sequence ATGAATCCCGTGACCGTCACGCAAGACCTGTCGATCATTTCGCTGGTGCTGCACGCCAGTGTGCTGGCGCAGGCCGTCATGGCCCTGCTGCTGGTGATGTCCCTGTTCTCGTGGACATATATCTTCCGTAAGCATTTCTCCCTGCGCGCCGCGCGCACACAGACCGAGGGTTTCGAGCGCGACTTCTGGGCCGGCGGCGACCTGCAGGCCCTGTATCAGAGCGCAGCCAATAATCGTCACAACACAGGCGCGCTGGAACGGATCTTTGAATCCGGCATGGGCGAGTACCTGAAGGCGCGCGAGCGCAACAATGACGCCGGCGCACTGCTCGATGCCGCGCGGCGTGCGATGCGCGCGGCCTATCAGCGCGAGATGGATGTGATGGAATCGCACCTTCCGTTCCTGGCATCGGTGGGTTCGGTCAGCCCGTACATCGGCTTGTTCGGCACTGTATGGGGGATCATGAACGCCTTCCGCGGCTTGTCCAATGTGCAGCAGGCAACGCTTGCGGCCGTGGCGCCCGGCATTGCGGAGGCGCTGGTCGCCACCGCCATCGGCCTGTTCGCGGCGATTCCGGCTGTCATTGCCTACAACCGCTACGCCACCGAAGTGGATCGCCTGGCCATCCGCTTCG